In Pedobacter sp. WC2423, the following are encoded in one genomic region:
- a CDS encoding DUF5686 family protein translates to MKPHLKKIILICALVMPFFAFKSAAQQPATVSRTVITGTVSDATDKDPVPYATVLFKGTGIITKTDVDGKYTISTSEQHTQLQISYVGYKTSYVTVKPGETQVVNVKLQSESQKLTEVVISSNKRPAYRNKNNPAVELIRKVIENKAKNQNKNYDHVEYQQYEQMLFSLSNLSEKFQNKRIFKNYQFLFEKQDSTKIGGKLTLPVFMEEKVSQVYLQKSPDKKKTIITGDKHVNYDSKFIDTEGLSKYFERMYADINIYDSNISIVSNQFLSPIADSAPTFYKFFITDTIKTHSPQLIELSFIPRNNSDLLFEGKIYITMDGNYAVQDAFLTVNKNINLNFVRALEAKLDFDKNPDGRYHLSKTNLIIDFGINKNKGGGFTGQRTVMFKDYKINNPRPDSVYKGAALVVSPQAGLRSEQFWDNQRQNDTLIGNNLKIYKNIDTLQTIPSFKRTMDIVTLFFAGYKDFGPFEMGPVNTFYSFNNVEGFRLRLGGRTTPALSKRYYFETYTAYGFKDEKWKYFLSGTYSINNKSIYAFPQNFVRASFQRDTKIPGQELQFVQEDNFLLSFKRGENNMMTYNDIYKIDYTREFENHFSYGLSFRKWTQRPAGSLGFNSFNADHMITPVDKINTSELTVSLRYAPYEKFYQGKVYRTPIIDKYPIFNLRYTAGLKGVLGGQYNYHNFVASIDKRFYLSQFGYTDVTAEGGYILGKVPFPLLTIHRANQTYAYQLMSYNLMNFLEFVSDHYASIMIDHNFNGFFFNKIPLLKKLKFRELVSFKALYGGLRNENNPNMNPSLFQFPKNEQGVTTTNALSSTPYIEGSVGVGNIFKLLRVDMVRRFNYLDNPGVSEWGIRARVKFDF, encoded by the coding sequence ATGAAACCTCACCTAAAAAAAATCATACTGATCTGTGCTTTAGTGATGCCATTTTTTGCATTTAAATCTGCGGCTCAGCAACCTGCAACTGTTTCGCGTACAGTAATCACAGGTACAGTATCTGATGCAACCGATAAAGATCCGGTTCCTTATGCCACAGTTCTCTTTAAGGGGACAGGGATTATCACTAAAACGGATGTGGATGGTAAGTATACCATTTCAACAAGTGAGCAGCATACGCAATTGCAAATTAGTTATGTAGGGTATAAAACATCTTACGTGACCGTTAAACCTGGAGAGACGCAAGTGGTTAATGTTAAGTTGCAATCAGAATCTCAAAAACTGACAGAAGTTGTGATCAGTTCTAATAAAAGACCTGCTTACAGAAATAAAAATAATCCTGCGGTTGAGCTGATCAGAAAAGTAATTGAAAATAAAGCTAAAAATCAGAATAAGAATTATGACCATGTAGAATACCAGCAGTATGAGCAAATGCTGTTTTCTCTAAGTAACCTGTCTGAGAAATTTCAGAATAAACGTATTTTCAAGAACTACCAGTTTCTTTTTGAAAAACAGGATTCTACTAAGATTGGTGGTAAGTTAACACTTCCGGTTTTTATGGAAGAAAAAGTATCACAGGTCTATTTACAGAAATCTCCGGATAAGAAAAAGACAATTATTACTGGTGATAAGCATGTGAATTATGACAGTAAATTTATTGACACCGAAGGGCTGAGTAAGTATTTTGAAAGGATGTACGCAGACATTAATATTTATGATAGTAATATTTCTATAGTAAGTAACCAGTTTTTAAGCCCGATTGCTGATTCGGCACCTACTTTCTATAAATTTTTTATCACTGATACTATAAAAACACACAGTCCTCAGCTGATTGAGCTTTCTTTTATTCCAAGAAATAATTCGGATCTTTTATTTGAAGGTAAGATATACATTACGATGGATGGCAATTATGCTGTTCAGGATGCTTTCCTGACCGTAAATAAAAACATCAATCTTAACTTCGTCAGAGCATTGGAAGCTAAGCTTGATTTTGATAAAAATCCGGATGGCAGATACCATTTGTCCAAAACAAATCTGATTATTGATTTTGGTATCAATAAGAATAAAGGAGGAGGTTTTACCGGACAGCGTACGGTCATGTTCAAAGATTACAAAATCAATAATCCAAGACCGGACAGTGTTTACAAAGGTGCTGCATTGGTGGTTAGTCCGCAGGCAGGATTACGTTCAGAGCAGTTCTGGGATAACCAGAGACAGAATGATACACTGATAGGTAATAATCTGAAAATCTATAAGAATATTGATACTTTACAAACGATCCCATCCTTTAAAAGGACGATGGACATTGTGACCTTGTTCTTTGCCGGATACAAAGATTTCGGGCCATTTGAAATGGGCCCGGTCAATACGTTTTACAGTTTCAATAATGTAGAGGGTTTCCGTTTACGTCTGGGTGGCCGTACTACTCCGGCATTAAGTAAAAGATACTATTTTGAGACTTATACTGCGTATGGCTTTAAAGATGAGAAGTGGAAGTATTTCTTAAGCGGAACTTATTCTATCAACAACAAGTCAATTTATGCTTTTCCTCAGAACTTTGTTCGTGCAAGTTTCCAGAGGGATACAAAAATCCCTGGTCAGGAACTTCAGTTTGTACAGGAAGATAACTTCCTGCTTTCGTTCAAACGCGGGGAAAATAATATGATGACGTATAATGATATTTATAAGATCGATTATACCAGGGAATTTGAAAACCATTTTTCTTATGGGCTGAGTTTCCGTAAATGGACACAAAGACCAGCCGGGTCATTAGGCTTTAATAGCTTTAATGCTGACCATATGATCACGCCTGTTGATAAAATCAATACATCTGAGCTTACGGTAAGTTTACGTTACGCACCTTATGAGAAGTTTTACCAGGGAAAAGTATACAGAACGCCAATTATTGATAAATATCCTATTTTCAATCTGCGTTATACAGCAGGCTTGAAAGGGGTGCTTGGAGGTCAGTATAATTATCATAATTTTGTGGCCAGTATAGATAAAAGATTCTACCTGTCACAATTTGGGTATACAGATGTAACCGCAGAGGGTGGATATATTTTGGGAAAGGTCCCTTTTCCTTTATTGACTATTCACAGGGCCAATCAGACGTATGCTTATCAATTGATGTCATACAATTTAATGAACTTCCTTGAATTTGTCAGTGATCACTATGCAAGTATCATGATCGATCATAATTTCAATGGATTCTTCTTTAATAAAATACCATTGCTTAAAAAATTAAAATTCAGAGAACTGGTTTCATTCAAGGCGCTCTATGGTGGATTAAGAAATGAAAATAATCCAAATATGAATCCTTCATTGTTTCAGTTCCCTAAAAACGAACAAGGGGTAACAACAACCAACGCATTAAGCAGTACTCCATATATTGAAGGAAGTGTAGGAGTGGGTAATATCTTTAAATTACTGCGTGTGGATATGGTGAGAAGATTTAATTATCTGGATAATCCTGGTGTATCAGAATGGGGTATCCGTGCGAGAGTTAAATTCGATTTTTAA
- a CDS encoding NAD-dependent epimerase/dehydratase family protein: MKKRVLITGASGFVGFHLIAAAISADLEVFAAVRPTSHIKHLQEFDIQYTHPDFSDINSLQKELEEKQYSYIIHASGITRAKTQEEYNTVNAVYTQNLALAAVTAAINLEKFIFVSSLAALGPLTDLNGLIEDNSPAHPVTNYGASKLLAEQYLKEIKGLPLLVIRPTAVYGPREKDIFILLQTINKGLEPHIGSFKQQISFIYVKDLARIIIEALFSDVTNKQYNVSDGGIYDRYALAEGVKKALQKKTWKFHLPVPAVAALAALMELIYKNSADAPTLNKEKINELTAINWACSIEKLQKDFGFKPVYNLEKGLVETVNWYKNNKWL, from the coding sequence ATGAAAAAGCGGGTATTGATAACCGGAGCAAGTGGTTTCGTTGGATTCCATTTGATTGCTGCAGCTATTTCGGCTGATTTAGAGGTTTTTGCAGCGGTAAGACCAACTAGTCATATTAAACATCTTCAGGAATTTGATATTCAGTATACGCACCCTGATTTCAGTGACATCAATTCACTTCAAAAAGAATTAGAAGAAAAACAATACAGCTACATTATACACGCTTCTGGTATTACCAGGGCTAAAACTCAGGAAGAATACAATACTGTTAACGCAGTATATACTCAGAACCTTGCTTTAGCAGCTGTAACAGCGGCTATTAACCTGGAGAAATTCATTTTTGTCAGCAGTCTTGCAGCGCTTGGTCCTTTAACGGACCTGAATGGCCTGATTGAAGATAATTCTCCGGCTCATCCTGTAACTAACTATGGCGCAAGTAAGTTATTGGCAGAGCAGTACCTGAAAGAAATCAAAGGACTGCCGCTTTTGGTAATCCGTCCTACAGCGGTTTACGGGCCAAGGGAGAAAGATATTTTTATTTTATTGCAAACTATAAACAAAGGGCTTGAGCCTCATATTGGCAGTTTTAAGCAGCAGATCAGTTTCATCTATGTGAAAGACCTTGCCAGAATTATTATAGAAGCCTTGTTTTCAGATGTAACAAATAAACAATATAATGTGTCTGATGGTGGTATCTATGACAGGTACGCTTTAGCGGAAGGAGTGAAGAAAGCGTTGCAGAAAAAAACATGGAAGTTTCATCTGCCTGTTCCGGCAGTTGCTGCACTGGCAGCGTTAATGGAACTGATCTATAAAAACTCTGCAGATGCTCCTACACTGAATAAAGAAAAGATAAATGAACTGACTGCCATTAACTGGGCATGCAGTATTGAAAAACTCCAAAAAGATTTTGGGTTTAAACCTGTTTATAATCTGGAAAAAGGATTAGTGGAAACAGTAAATTGGTACAAGAATAATAAATGGCTATAA
- a CDS encoding RNA polymerase sigma factor, with protein MFQEIIAGLGARDERIQERIYVHYWGYLMGISTRYFKDRNAAKEVVNDSFMKAFKTMYDFRHDHNLTDFQKTFKAWLAKITVRTALDRIRASKSVLSYIDEYEEGTVGYVEVEERLFAEDILKLLHDLPDLHRTVFNLYEIEGFSHDEISSLLTIPVSSSRTYLTRAKQKLRELYKKSIEITDGIS; from the coding sequence ATGTTCCAGGAGATCATTGCGGGTCTTGGTGCGCGTGATGAGCGTATACAAGAACGTATTTATGTCCACTACTGGGGTTATCTGATGGGTATATCAACACGTTATTTTAAGGATAGAAACGCTGCTAAGGAGGTAGTAAACGACAGTTTTATGAAGGCATTTAAAACTATGTATGACTTCAGGCACGACCATAACCTCACAGACTTTCAGAAAACTTTTAAGGCCTGGCTGGCCAAAATAACTGTTCGTACTGCACTGGACAGAATCAGGGCCAGTAAATCTGTACTAAGCTATATAGATGAATATGAAGAAGGAACTGTGGGATATGTGGAGGTAGAGGAACGGCTGTTTGCTGAAGATATTCTGAAGCTTCTGCATGATCTTCCTGATTTACACCGTACTGTTTTTAATCTTTATGAGATCGAAGGTTTCAGTCATGATGAGATCTCTTCATTATTAACGATTCCGGTCAGCTCGAGCCGGACTTATCTGACCCGGGCAAAACAAAAGTTAAGGGAACTTTATAAAAAAAGCATTGAAATTACTGATGGAATATCCTAA
- a CDS encoding TetR/AcrR family transcriptional regulator, with the protein MEKDEIVIEEILSGAKKLFGKHGLKKTTMEEIATAAGKGKSTLYYYFPSKIEIFEAVVEDEMKNVVKRIREAVNVSLTAKEKLKAYLQAQITSIIGFHSFREVLFDDIVDSMRMLICIKSRYEQIQIDMITEILLGGSQSGEFKEMTLERMNKISFVMVTVFRGLHFPLSIELSEQRTHEYFDEMIDMLITGIGTDTLKKKTENN; encoded by the coding sequence ATGGAAAAGGATGAGATTGTAATAGAGGAGATATTATCAGGAGCAAAGAAGTTATTTGGAAAACATGGATTGAAAAAAACAACCATGGAAGAGATAGCGACTGCTGCTGGTAAAGGAAAGAGCACGCTCTATTATTATTTTCCAAGCAAAATTGAGATTTTTGAGGCAGTTGTTGAAGATGAAATGAAAAATGTAGTGAAGCGGATACGCGAAGCTGTCAATGTTTCATTAACGGCAAAAGAAAAACTAAAAGCTTATTTACAAGCACAAATTACCTCTATAATAGGTTTTCATAGCTTTAGAGAGGTATTGTTTGATGATATTGTTGATAGCATGAGAATGCTGATTTGTATCAAATCAAGATACGAACAGATTCAGATTGATATGATTACGGAGATCCTCCTCGGAGGAAGCCAGTCTGGTGAATTTAAAGAAATGACATTGGAAAGAATGAATAAGATTTCTTTTGTGATGGTGACGGTTTTTCGCGGGCTGCATTTCCCTTTATCCATAGAACTTTCGGAACAGCGGACACATGAATATTTTGATGAAATGATCGATATGCTAATTACAGGGATAGGTACGGATACTTTAAAAAAGAAGACAGAAAACAATTAA
- a CDS encoding aminotransferase class I/II-fold pyridoxal phosphate-dependent enzyme, giving the protein MRKKLGDRIAAFKDANAIKEKGLYPYFRSIESAQDTEVIIGGKKVLMFGSNSYLGLTNHPKIKEAAKLAVDKYGTGCAGSRFLNGTLDIHLELERRLAAYVGKESAVLFSTGFQVNLGVISCLLERNDYLILDEYDHASIIDGSRLSFSRTIKYAHNDMEDLRKKLSRLPEDSAKLIVADGIFSMEGDIVKLPEIVQLADEFGANIMMDDAHSLGVIGFNGSGVASHFNLTNDVDLIMGTFSKSFASLGGFIAGTEETIEYIKHRARSLMFSASMTPSAVASVIAALDIIESEPERIDKLWDNTNYAKKLLLDAGFDIGHTDSPIIPVYIRDNDKTFLITNILHRNGIFVNPVVSPAVPSDSSLIRFSLMATHTFAQIEEAVDKLYAAFKEVQLTPVKVSI; this is encoded by the coding sequence ATGCGTAAAAAATTGGGCGATAGGATTGCAGCATTTAAAGATGCAAATGCAATTAAGGAAAAAGGATTATACCCTTATTTCAGATCTATAGAGTCGGCACAAGACACTGAGGTCATCATTGGAGGGAAAAAAGTTTTGATGTTTGGATCAAATTCTTATCTGGGGTTAACTAACCATCCGAAAATTAAAGAAGCTGCAAAACTTGCTGTTGATAAATACGGAACAGGTTGTGCCGGATCAAGATTTCTGAACGGAACACTGGATATCCATCTGGAACTGGAAAGAAGACTTGCTGCCTATGTAGGTAAAGAATCTGCGGTATTATTCAGTACAGGATTCCAGGTTAACCTTGGGGTTATTTCGTGCTTACTGGAAAGAAACGATTATTTGATTCTTGATGAATATGATCATGCTTCTATCATTGATGGCAGCCGTCTTTCATTTTCACGTACTATAAAATATGCACATAACGATATGGAAGATCTGCGTAAGAAATTAAGCAGATTACCAGAAGATTCAGCCAAACTGATCGTCGCAGATGGTATTTTTAGTATGGAGGGAGATATTGTTAAACTTCCGGAAATTGTACAGCTTGCAGATGAATTTGGCGCGAATATAATGATGGATGACGCGCACAGTTTAGGCGTTATCGGATTTAACGGTTCAGGAGTGGCTTCTCACTTCAATCTGACCAATGATGTAGATCTGATCATGGGTACTTTCAGTAAATCATTTGCTTCGTTGGGTGGATTTATTGCAGGAACAGAAGAAACGATAGAATACATTAAACACAGAGCACGCTCATTGATGTTTAGTGCAAGCATGACTCCTTCTGCTGTTGCAAGTGTAATTGCAGCATTGGATATTATAGAATCGGAACCAGAACGTATTGATAAACTTTGGGATAACACAAACTATGCAAAAAAACTACTTTTAGATGCGGGATTTGATATCGGTCATACTGACAGTCCAATTATACCTGTTTATATCAGAGATAACGATAAAACTTTCCTGATCACCAATATTCTGCACAGGAACGGGATATTTGTTAATCCTGTTGTTTCACCAGCTGTACCTTCGGATTCGTCTCTGATCAGATTCTCTCTGATGGCTACACATACCTTTGCTCAGATTGAGGAAGCGGTAGATAAACTTTATGCTGCTTTTAAAGAAGTTCAGCTAACCCCGGTAAAGGTTAGTATCTAG
- a CDS encoding helix-turn-helix domain-containing protein produces MKTLGQKFKILRQKRGLNQKTMAELLKVSIPAYSKLETGITDPNFSRIHQIAKVHGLDIRQLLNTGEDDKSEVGEENERLKQKVTELETSVIRLQSKLIDLYDKEDLRAKPGQSK; encoded by the coding sequence ATGAAAACACTGGGACAGAAATTCAAAATTCTCCGTCAAAAAAGAGGTCTTAACCAAAAAACAATGGCCGAGTTATTAAAGGTATCTATTCCTGCATATTCAAAATTGGAAACAGGTATTACTGATCCAAACTTCAGCAGGATTCATCAGATCGCGAAAGTACATGGTTTGGATATCAGACAATTGCTTAATACAGGAGAAGATGATAAAAGCGAGGTAGGGGAAGAGAATGAACGCTTAAAACAAAAGGTAACTGAACTGGAAACAAGTGTGATCCGTTTGCAGAGCAAATTAATCGATCTTTATGATAAAGAAGATCTTCGTGCTAAACCCGGGCAGTCAAAATAA
- a CDS encoding DUF4397 domain-containing protein codes for MKFNLTLFSKNIKRTLVLSAIAGTVLSFNACKKDTYIEQDRSALSITNASPLNDSVDFILNNRRITTGSLPFGKSYNYFTLISGRQLGALAKPGSTETFYHANFDLVTNQYHSLYITSRKVNTADSSSFLVIKDDFTAPAAGQGKIRFINLSSDSPAYDLVLEGDTTGFKNRAYKEFTVFKNIKPAKYKVSVVNTTTKAVAATLADVEITAGNFYTIYAKGLLGATLPAKKLSITSSLHRF; via the coding sequence ATGAAATTTAATTTGACTTTATTTTCGAAAAACATCAAAAGAACTTTAGTACTTAGTGCAATTGCCGGTACTGTTCTCTCTTTTAATGCTTGTAAAAAGGACACGTATATTGAGCAGGACCGCTCTGCATTATCAATTACAAATGCTTCACCGCTTAATGATTCGGTTGATTTTATTTTGAATAACAGAAGGATAACCACAGGTTCTTTACCTTTTGGAAAAAGCTATAACTATTTTACACTGATTTCGGGAAGACAATTAGGAGCTTTAGCAAAACCAGGTTCAACAGAAACTTTTTACCATGCTAACTTTGACCTGGTTACCAATCAGTATCACTCCCTTTATATTACCAGCCGAAAGGTGAACACAGCTGACAGTTCTTCTTTCCTTGTCATCAAAGATGATTTTACAGCACCTGCTGCAGGCCAGGGTAAAATACGTTTCATTAATCTTTCTTCAGACTCACCGGCTTATGACCTGGTACTGGAAGGTGATACAACAGGATTCAAAAACAGAGCTTATAAAGAATTTACAGTGTTTAAAAACATCAAACCTGCTAAATACAAAGTATCAGTGGTAAATACCACAACTAAAGCGGTTGCAGCTACACTTGCAGATGTGGAAATCACTGCCGGAAACTTTTACACGATCTATGCTAAAGGCTTACTGGGAGCAACTCTTCCTGCAAAGAAATTAAGTATCACTTCAAGTCTGCATAGATTTTAA
- a CDS encoding glycoside hydrolase family 125 protein, which produces MERRSFVQKAGLLTAALVSGKMLSFAADPGFPIVRKPIELRRFTSRAVENAISEFTDKVKNKELAWLFNNCFPNALDNLVTYTEFNGKPDTFLNTGDVDAMWLRDSSVHMWTYLPFLRRDKGLRNLVGGVISRQVAYILKDPYASSFYNDPTKVGAMKDDLTTMLPGIHERKWELDSLCYPIRLSYRYWQQTKDTSFFNAKWQDAIKTILKTFKEQQRKENSGPYHFQRTTLWATDSLPMEGFGYPVKPVGLICSAFRPSEDATVFSFLVPSNFFAVVSLRQAAELFRVIKAEESVAKEMEALALEVRLALQKYAIIEHETYGKVYAYEVNGMGSYNLMDDANVPSLLALPYLGALSMTDPVYLNTRKMVHSVDNPFFYKGSLAEGIGSPRVTKHMIWPMSIISRGLTSTDDEEIKLCLKMLQKCHGDTGVLHESFDPDNPKQFTGSPYSRANSLFAEFLWKIYQERPYLLV; this is translated from the coding sequence ATGGAAAGAAGATCATTTGTGCAGAAAGCCGGGCTTTTAACAGCCGCCCTGGTGTCAGGAAAGATGTTATCATTTGCTGCTGACCCTGGGTTTCCGATTGTAAGAAAACCAATAGAACTCCGTCGTTTTACCAGTAGAGCGGTTGAAAATGCCATTAGTGAGTTTACTGATAAAGTGAAAAATAAAGAACTGGCCTGGTTATTCAATAATTGTTTTCCAAATGCGCTGGACAACCTGGTTACTTATACCGAATTTAATGGAAAGCCAGATACGTTTTTAAATACCGGAGATGTAGATGCGATGTGGCTGAGAGACAGCAGTGTCCATATGTGGACTTATTTGCCGTTTTTAAGAAGGGATAAAGGCTTAAGGAACCTGGTAGGCGGAGTGATCAGCAGGCAGGTAGCTTATATTCTTAAAGATCCTTATGCGAGCTCTTTTTATAATGACCCAACAAAGGTGGGCGCTATGAAAGATGATCTGACCACTATGCTGCCGGGTATACATGAAAGGAAATGGGAACTCGATTCGCTGTGTTATCCTATCCGTTTATCCTACAGGTACTGGCAGCAAACCAAAGACACCAGTTTTTTTAATGCGAAATGGCAGGATGCAATTAAAACTATTCTAAAGACTTTTAAAGAGCAGCAACGTAAAGAAAATAGCGGTCCTTATCATTTCCAGCGTACTACTTTGTGGGCAACGGACAGCTTGCCAATGGAAGGCTTTGGTTACCCGGTAAAACCAGTTGGGTTAATTTGTTCTGCTTTCCGTCCGAGTGAGGATGCTACTGTTTTTTCTTTCCTGGTTCCTTCGAATTTCTTTGCCGTAGTAAGTTTACGTCAGGCTGCTGAGCTGTTCAGGGTAATTAAAGCAGAGGAGTCAGTAGCAAAAGAGATGGAAGCGCTTGCGCTGGAAGTCAGACTGGCCCTGCAGAAATATGCGATTATAGAACATGAGACCTATGGTAAGGTCTATGCTTATGAAGTGAATGGAATGGGCAGCTATAACCTGATGGATGATGCGAATGTGCCCAGTCTGCTGGCTTTACCTTATCTGGGCGCTTTGTCTATGACAGACCCGGTGTATTTGAATACAAGGAAAATGGTGCATTCTGTTGATAATCCATTTTTTTATAAAGGTAGCCTGGCTGAAGGAATAGGAAGTCCGCGGGTCACCAAACATATGATCTGGCCAATGAGTATTATTTCCAGAGGGTTGACCAGTACTGATGACGAAGAAATTAAACTTTGTCTGAAAATGCTGCAAAAATGTCATGGAGATACCGGTGTTTTACATGAATCTTTTGATCCGGATAATCCAAAGCAATTTACTGGCTCTCCTTATTCAAGAGCGAATAGTCTGTTTGCAGAGTTTTTATGGAAAATCTATCAGGAACGGCCTTATTTATTGGTTTAG